The Chthoniobacterales bacterium genome includes a window with the following:
- a CDS encoding hemolysin family protein, which produces MVAFSPFLLAVTENGHVLQSEWSDSGVILWQVLVIGFLVFLNGFFVAAEFALVKVRGTQIEAAIDEGLKGAKFARHVTGHLDAYLSATQLGITLASLGLGWVGEPYLATMVQPLLFKIGVTSHSVISGVAFGAAFTLITFLHIVLGELTPKSLAIRQALSVTLFVARPLAAFHYIFKPAIFLLNGSANKILKLVFRVDPVSETELAHSEEELRVILTESEKSEEVSSLGREILMNALDMRKRVVRDIMTPRGEVVSLDIEEDFATNLAKAIESGHTRFPLCKEHLDNTIGLVHVKDLIRAMQKPAPDLMALKRDLLPVPEMMPLEKLLKLFLGKQSHLAAVVDEFGGTVGIVTLDNVLAELVGEIQDEFDTDDNEFKKVNEDEFTVKGSLGLYELQDLVDLHLESSEVSTVGGHVTHLLGHLPKQGESVRIEEYLATITETDGRRVLQVHFQRAPLVKTDSEDDE; this is translated from the coding sequence ATGGTTGCCTTTTCACCTTTTTTATTAGCCGTCACGGAGAACGGCCACGTCCTGCAGTCGGAATGGTCCGACTCGGGCGTCATTCTCTGGCAGGTGCTCGTCATCGGCTTCCTCGTTTTTCTGAATGGATTTTTCGTGGCCGCCGAGTTTGCCCTCGTCAAAGTGCGCGGGACGCAGATCGAGGCCGCGATCGACGAAGGGCTGAAAGGCGCGAAATTCGCTCGGCACGTCACTGGTCATCTCGACGCCTACCTTTCCGCCACGCAACTCGGCATCACGCTCGCCTCGCTCGGCCTCGGCTGGGTCGGCGAACCGTATCTCGCCACGATGGTGCAGCCGCTGCTCTTCAAGATCGGAGTCACATCGCACTCGGTGATTTCCGGCGTCGCCTTCGGTGCGGCCTTCACTCTGATCACCTTTCTCCACATCGTCCTTGGGGAATTAACTCCGAAATCGCTCGCCATTCGCCAGGCGCTGTCGGTCACGCTCTTCGTCGCCCGGCCATTGGCGGCGTTTCATTACATCTTCAAGCCCGCCATTTTTCTGCTCAATGGATCGGCCAATAAAATCCTCAAACTCGTCTTTCGCGTCGATCCGGTGAGTGAAACCGAACTCGCCCACAGCGAGGAGGAACTCCGCGTGATCCTTACCGAAAGCGAGAAATCGGAGGAAGTCAGCTCGCTCGGCCGCGAAATCCTGATGAACGCCCTCGACATGCGCAAGCGAGTTGTGCGCGACATCATGACCCCGCGCGGCGAGGTCGTTTCCCTCGATATTGAGGAGGATTTCGCCACCAATCTCGCGAAAGCCATCGAGTCGGGCCACACCCGGTTTCCACTTTGCAAAGAGCATCTCGACAACACCATCGGGCTCGTTCACGTAAAGGATCTCATTCGTGCCATGCAAAAGCCGGCGCCCGATCTGATGGCTCTGAAACGCGACCTGCTGCCCGTGCCCGAAATGATGCCGCTGGAGAAATTGCTTAAGCTTTTTCTCGGCAAACAGTCGCATCTGGCCGCCGTCGTCGATGAATTTGGCGGCACGGTCGGCATCGTGACTTTGGACAACGTCCTCGCAGAATTGGTCGGCGAAATTCAGGACGAGTTCGACACCGACGACAACGAATTCAAGAAAGTGAACGAGGACGAATTCACCGTCAAAGGCAGCCTCGGCCTCTACGAATTGCAGGATTTGGTCGATCTCCACCTCGAAAGCAGCGAGGTCAGCACCGTCGGCGGACACGTCACGCATTTGCTCGGCCATTTGCCGAAACAAGGCGAAAGCGTTCGCATCGAGGAATATCTCGCGACCATTACCGAAACCGACGGTCGCCGCGTGCTCCAAGTCCACTTCCAGCGCGCGCCGCTGGTGAAAACTGACTCCGAGGACGACGAGTAA
- a CDS encoding zinc ribbon domain-containing protein: MPIYEYELVEGDCTTCQGRFELRRPVSRPALTQCPLCKKAVRKVISSVNTPSLTKPVSISEAKKAGFTVLEKKDTGTYERL; encoded by the coding sequence ATGCCGATCTATGAATACGAGCTGGTGGAGGGAGATTGCACAACCTGCCAGGGGCGATTCGAACTCCGCCGTCCTGTTTCCCGCCCAGCTTTGACGCAATGTCCGCTCTGCAAAAAAGCGGTTCGCAAGGTCATTTCTTCGGTCAACACTCCAAGCCTGACCAAGCCGGTTTCCATTTCCGAAGCGAAAAAGGCGGGCTTTACCGTCTTGGAAAAAAAAGATACAGGAACCTACGAGCGGCTCTGA
- the rpsN gene encoding 30S ribosomal protein S14 — MAKTSWIERNDRKKATVAKYAAIRAELKAKGDYVGLQSIPRDASPTRVVNRCSVSGRRRAFLRRFGVSRITFRELASHGLIPGITKSSW, encoded by the coding sequence ATGGCAAAAACATCCTGGATCGAACGTAACGACCGCAAAAAAGCAACCGTGGCTAAATATGCCGCCATTCGTGCTGAACTCAAAGCGAAGGGCGATTACGTCGGTTTGCAATCCATTCCCCGCGACGCCAGCCCAACCCGCGTCGTCAATCGCTGCTCGGTCAGTGGCCGCCGCCGCGCCTTCCTCCGCCGTTTCGGAGTTTCCCGCATCACTTTCCGCGAACTGGCTTCCCACGGGCTCATCCCTGGGATTACGAAGTCCAGTTGGTAA
- the hisI gene encoding phosphoribosyl-AMP cyclohydrolase: MNLKYNSDGLIPAIVQEASDTPIPSGRVLMMAWMNEKAVADTLATGKMHYWSRSRQKSWFKGESSGHTQEVVRWFMDCDRDTLLFEVRQNVAACHTGHVSCFFQELDKNGTPLAVNEAKAFDPDAVYHP, encoded by the coding sequence ATGAACCTCAAATACAACTCCGACGGCCTCATTCCCGCCATTGTCCAGGAAGCCAGCGACACGCCCATCCCGAGCGGGCGCGTGCTGATGATGGCTTGGATGAACGAAAAAGCCGTCGCCGACACGCTCGCCACCGGCAAGATGCATTATTGGAGCCGTTCGCGGCAGAAATCGTGGTTCAAGGGCGAAAGCAGCGGACACACCCAAGAAGTGGTGCGCTGGTTCATGGATTGCGATCGCGACACGCTGCTCTTTGAGGTGCGGCAAAACGTCGCCGCCTGCCACACGGGCCACGTCAGTTGCTTCTTTCAGGAGCTCGATAAGAATGGAACTCCGCTCGCCGTCAACGAGGCGAAAGCGTTTGATCCCGATGCCGTCTATCACCCATGA
- the trpE gene encoding anthranilate synthase component I — translation MSAILPSYEDFLAKTAQGNLIPIYTELVADFETPVSAFQKIDTGENTFLLESAETNDHVGRYSFLGSNPSVVFESRDREIRIVENGLETVFTTDTDPLAELEKLMSRYRPVREPALPAFTGGAVGFLTFDAVRFFEPSVGPSPKDDLGLPETKFLITDTLLAFDHRRRKLQIIANAYLPEGTDPRSAYDSASQRIADIVNRLRQPVAFEPLNTLEVRSPVTPTSNTTHDEYCATVSQVQEYIHAGDIFQIVPSQRFEIPYTGEPLDFYRSLRSVNPSPYLFCFRFSPTFAVVGSSPEVHVRLTNKLVEIRPIAGTRKRGETPAEDDTNATQLLADPKERAEHLMLVDLARNDVGRIAEYGSVRVTDFMTIERYSHVMHIVSNVVGTLRGDRTSYDVMRATFPAGTVSGSPKVRAMQIINQVEKNKRGIYAGAVGYFGFDGALDSCIALRTAVLKDGKAYVQAGGGVVADSTPEGEYQETVNKAMGLMKAFSRAQQLTKS, via the coding sequence ATGAGTGCGATCCTGCCCAGCTACGAGGATTTTCTCGCCAAGACGGCTCAGGGAAATCTCATCCCGATCTATACGGAACTCGTCGCCGACTTTGAAACGCCGGTCTCGGCCTTTCAGAAAATCGACACGGGTGAGAATACTTTCCTGCTCGAATCCGCCGAGACCAACGACCACGTCGGGCGCTATTCCTTTCTCGGGAGCAACCCCTCCGTCGTCTTCGAGAGCCGAGATCGGGAAATCCGCATCGTCGAGAACGGCTTGGAAACCGTCTTCACCACCGACACCGATCCACTCGCCGAACTGGAGAAACTTATGTCGCGCTATCGACCCGTCCGCGAACCGGCGTTGCCTGCGTTCACCGGCGGTGCGGTCGGGTTTCTCACCTTCGACGCCGTGCGTTTCTTCGAGCCGAGCGTCGGCCCGTCGCCCAAGGACGATCTCGGTCTGCCGGAAACGAAATTCCTCATTACCGACACGCTGCTCGCCTTCGACCACCGCAGGCGCAAGCTCCAGATCATCGCCAACGCCTATTTGCCCGAGGGCACCGATCCGCGCTCTGCGTATGACTCCGCCAGTCAGCGCATTGCGGATATTGTTAACAGACTCCGCCAGCCTGTTGCCTTCGAGCCGCTGAATACATTGGAAGTCCGATCACCGGTCACACCGACTTCTAACACCACGCACGACGAATACTGCGCGACGGTCAGCCAAGTGCAGGAATACATCCACGCAGGCGACATTTTCCAGATCGTGCCGTCGCAGCGATTCGAGATTCCCTACACCGGCGAACCGCTCGATTTCTATCGGTCGCTGCGTTCGGTCAACCCGTCGCCGTATCTCTTTTGCTTCCGCTTTTCTCCAACCTTCGCCGTCGTCGGCAGTTCGCCGGAAGTGCATGTTAGATTAACTAACAAACTGGTCGAAATCCGGCCCATCGCCGGGACGCGCAAGCGCGGTGAAACTCCGGCCGAGGACGATACGAATGCAACTCAACTCTTGGCCGATCCGAAGGAACGCGCCGAGCATTTGATGTTAGTCGATCTAGCTAGAAACGACGTGGGCCGCATCGCGGAATACGGCAGCGTGCGCGTGACGGATTTCATGACCATCGAGCGTTACAGCCACGTCATGCACATTGTTAGTAATGTCGTCGGCACCTTGCGTGGCGACCGCACCTCTTACGACGTGATGAGGGCCACTTTTCCCGCCGGAACCGTCTCTGGATCGCCGAAAGTTCGCGCCATGCAGATCATCAATCAGGTCGAGAAAAACAAGCGCGGCATCTATGCGGGTGCGGTCGGTTACTTCGGTTTCGACGGCGCGCTCGACTCCTGCATCGCCCTGCGCACCGCTGTTCTGAAGGACGGCAAAGCCTACGTGCAAGCCGGCGGCGGAGTCGTGGCCGATTCCACTCCCGAGGGCGAATATCAGGAGACCGTCAACAAAGCGATGGGCCTCATGAAAGCCTTCTCCCGCGCACAGCAACTAACCAAATCCTAA
- a CDS encoding aminodeoxychorismate/anthranilate synthase component II codes for MVLVIDNYDSFTYNLVQYFGELGAELLVKRNDEITLEEIAQLAPERIVISPGPCTPREAGISCAVIEKFGPHIPLLGVCLGHQSIGDVYGGNVIRAGRLMHGKTSPILHNGTGVFAGLPMPFEATRYHSLLVERSSFPDVLEITAETAEGEIMGLRHKEFPIHGVQFHPESILTLEGKQLLKNFLSL; via the coding sequence ATGGTCCTGGTCATCGACAACTACGACTCGTTCACCTACAATCTCGTGCAGTATTTCGGCGAACTCGGCGCGGAACTGTTAGTCAAGCGCAACGACGAAATCACCCTCGAAGAAATCGCGCAACTCGCCCCCGAGCGCATCGTCATTTCACCCGGCCCCTGCACACCGCGCGAGGCGGGCATCAGTTGCGCCGTGATCGAGAAATTTGGACCTCACATTCCCTTGTTAGGAGTCTGTCTCGGGCACCAGAGCATCGGCGACGTCTATGGTGGCAACGTCATTCGCGCCGGACGCCTCATGCACGGCAAAACCTCGCCCATTCTGCACAACGGCACGGGCGTGTTCGCCGGCCTGCCGATGCCCTTCGAGGCCACGCGCTATCATTCATTGTTAGTTGAACGCAGCAGCTTCCCCGACGTGCTGGAAATCACCGCTGAGACGGCTGAGGGAGAAATCATGGGCCTGCGCCACAAAGAATTTCCCATCCACGGAGTCCAATTCCACCCTGAGTCGATTCTAACTCTCGAAGGTAAACAGCTCCTGAAAAATTTCCTGTCGCTCTGA
- a CDS encoding L,D-transpeptidase family protein, whose amino-acid sequence MRRRFVSPQSPRGWKVFWCSTGATLALTGMIFAGAPAPVATPAPMIPPKLTTTQKSAQELIGKQEPPKITPRVLEQMTPETSSILVSLSKQRAYLMLGGEIAVDTPISSGKKSRMTPKGRFKVLEKDKDHRSSVYGTFVDRQGRVVRGGVSTRIDSAPSGTHYVGAPMLFFLRLTDEGVGMHIGILPGYAASHGCVRLPAEIAPIFYEKTKVGTRAEIVD is encoded by the coding sequence ATGCGCCGTCGTTTTGTCTCTCCTCAATCGCCTCGTGGATGGAAAGTTTTCTGGTGTTCGACCGGTGCGACGCTGGCGCTGACGGGAATGATTTTCGCCGGGGCTCCCGCGCCAGTAGCGACGCCTGCTCCGATGATTCCGCCCAAACTCACGACGACTCAGAAGTCGGCCCAGGAATTGATCGGCAAACAGGAGCCGCCGAAAATCACCCCGCGTGTGCTGGAGCAAATGACGCCGGAGACGAGTTCCATTCTAGTCTCGCTCTCGAAGCAGCGCGCCTACCTGATGCTCGGCGGCGAGATCGCAGTGGACACGCCGATTTCCTCGGGAAAAAAATCGCGCATGACTCCGAAGGGTCGCTTCAAAGTCCTTGAGAAAGACAAGGATCACCGGTCGAGCGTCTATGGCACGTTTGTGGATCGTCAGGGTCGTGTGGTGCGCGGCGGGGTGAGCACGCGGATCGATTCGGCTCCGAGCGGCACGCATTACGTGGGTGCGCCGATGTTGTTTTTCCTGCGGCTGACGGATGAGGGCGTCGGCATGCACATCGGGATTTTGCCGGGCTACGCGGCGTCGCATGGCTGTGTGCGGTTGCCAGCGGAGATCGCGCCAATTTTCTACGAGAAAACGAAGGTCGGCACGCGCGCGGAGATCGTGGACTGA
- a CDS encoding Nramp family divalent metal transporter: protein MKSEASSTAWLRTGTMKSLAEVNGSIPVPLLSSNASFWRRLAAFAGPGFMVAVGYMDPGNWATDLAGGAQFGYTLLAVILISNFIAILLQHLCVKLGVVTQRDLAQACRDSYSKPVVIMQWVLCELAIIACDLAEVVGSAIGLQLLFGIPLVWGCLITALDVMIILLLQQRGFRYIEAVVIVLIATIGGCFVAELFLAKPSITGVLLGFVPSAAILTNPEMLYISIGILGATVMPHNLYLHSSIVQTRAIEPTPGGKRQAIRFATIDSTVALMFALFINGAILILAAAAFHNTGHQDVAEIQEAFHLLDGVLGVTGAGILFAIALLASGQNSTLTGTLAGQIVMEGFLNFRMKPWARRLVTRSLAIIPAVIVIGLYGEGETTKLLVASQVCLSMQLGFAVWPLVRFTSDRRKMGEFVNPLWIKILGWASAILIIGLNVKLLVETLF, encoded by the coding sequence ATGAAGTCTGAAGCAAGTTCCACCGCCTGGCTGCGCACCGGCACCATGAAATCGCTCGCCGAAGTCAACGGCTCGATTCCAGTTCCATTGTTATCATCGAACGCCTCGTTTTGGCGGCGGCTGGCCGCGTTTGCCGGACCCGGCTTCATGGTCGCCGTCGGTTACATGGACCCCGGCAACTGGGCCACGGATCTCGCGGGCGGCGCGCAGTTTGGCTACACCCTGCTGGCGGTCATCCTCATTTCCAACTTCATCGCCATCCTTCTGCAGCACCTCTGCGTGAAACTCGGCGTCGTCACCCAGCGCGACCTAGCCCAAGCCTGCCGCGACAGTTATTCCAAGCCCGTCGTCATCATGCAATGGGTGCTGTGCGAACTGGCAATCATCGCCTGCGATCTCGCCGAAGTCGTCGGCTCCGCGATAGGACTGCAACTCCTCTTTGGCATCCCGCTCGTCTGGGGCTGCCTGATTACCGCGCTCGACGTGATGATCATCCTGCTCCTGCAACAGCGCGGTTTCCGCTACATCGAGGCGGTCGTCATCGTCCTCATCGCCACGATTGGCGGGTGTTTTGTGGCCGAACTTTTTCTGGCGAAACCGAGCATCACCGGAGTTTTGCTGGGGTTTGTGCCTTCCGCCGCCATCCTCACCAACCCCGAAATGCTCTACATCAGCATCGGCATTCTCGGCGCGACCGTCATGCCGCATAATCTGTATCTGCACTCCTCCATCGTGCAGACGCGCGCCATCGAACCCACCCCTGGCGGCAAGCGGCAGGCCATCCGTTTCGCCACGATCGACTCCACGGTGGCGCTGATGTTTGCCCTCTTCATCAATGGCGCGATCCTTATTCTGGCCGCCGCCGCGTTTCACAATACCGGCCACCAGGATGTCGCCGAAATCCAGGAGGCGTTTCACCTCCTCGATGGCGTGCTCGGCGTCACCGGAGCGGGCATTTTATTCGCCATCGCCTTGCTCGCATCGGGCCAGAACTCGACTCTCACCGGCACGCTGGCGGGTCAGATCGTGATGGAGGGCTTCCTCAATTTCCGCATGAAACCGTGGGCGCGCCGGCTCGTCACGCGGTCCCTGGCCATCATTCCCGCGGTCATCGTGATCGGACTTTACGGCGAAGGCGAGACGACCAAACTGCTCGTCGCCAGCCAGGTCTGCCTCTCCATGCAGCTCGGGTTTGCCGTCTGGCCGCTCGTGCGTTTCACCAGCGACCGGCGCAAAATGGGCGAATTCGTCAACCCGCTCTGGATCAAAATCCTCGGGTGGGCTTCGGCCATTCTCATCATCGGCCTGAACGTGAAACTGCTCGTCGAGACCTTGTTCTAA
- the mntR gene encoding manganese-binding transcriptional regulator MntR — protein sequence MPAEVIQEVTPETAAFRQVRHQHASETAQDYVEAVADLIEEHGEARAVDLARKLGVTHVTVSQTVTRLQKSGLIQSQPYRSIFLTDEGRELAAKCKARHLVIVEFLKRLGVSEEIAISDAEGIEHHVSEETLAAMQAFEPKSA from the coding sequence ATGCCTGCCGAAGTCATCCAAGAAGTCACTCCTGAAACGGCGGCTTTTCGCCAGGTGCGTCATCAGCACGCGAGTGAAACGGCGCAGGATTACGTCGAGGCCGTGGCGGATTTGATCGAGGAACACGGCGAAGCGCGGGCCGTCGATCTCGCCCGTAAACTGGGCGTGACGCACGTCACGGTGAGCCAGACCGTGACGCGCCTACAGAAGTCGGGCCTCATCCAGAGCCAGCCGTATCGGTCGATTTTTCTAACCGATGAAGGCCGCGAACTAGCCGCCAAATGCAAGGCGCGCCACCTCGTGATCGTGGAGTTTCTCAAACGCCTCGGCGTCTCCGAGGAAATCGCCATCAGCGACGCCGAGGGCATCGAGCATCACGTCAGCGAGGAAACGCTGGCCGCAATGCAGGCGTTCGAACCGAAGTCGGCTTAG